The following is a genomic window from Candidatus Woesearchaeota archaeon.
AACTCCTTTATCAGGATCATGAACAATCGTACATGTTGATCCATTTTTCCTGCAAAATTCTTTTGTTCTTTCAATAAACAGCGGATCAAGGTCGTATCCTTCAGGATACGCGAGCGTCACGTCCATTCCAAACTGACCCGCGATGAGCGCTGCTGAATTTGCGACAGCGGTATTAAGACCTTTTGGATGATACCCCCATAAAAGAGTCATCTTTTTTCTTTTTACCGTCTTCATTTTTTCCTTCAATGTCATCATCATTGCAAGCGCCTGACATGGATGGAGTATTGTTTCCATATTGATAATAGGTTTTGAGGAATATTTGACCATCGCGTTGATGAGTGGATCTTTCTTATCTTCATTCCAATTCTTAAACGCGGGAAACGCGCGTACCGCGATTCCATCGCAATACCTATTGAGGACCCGCGTCGCTTCTTTGATATGTTCTTCAGCGTCTCCATCCATAACAATTCCTTCTTGTACTTCAACGCCCCAAGACCCTTTTCCAGGCTCAAGGGTAATCATGTGACCACCAAGTTGATAGAGCGCGACATCAAAACTTGTTCTGGTTCTTGTGGAAGGATTAAAGAATAAAGCGGCGACTGTTTTTCCAGAAAGCTCTCCTGTCATTTTGTTTTTATCGTGCTTATATTTCACTGCCTGCGTGATGATCTTTTCTAATTCTTCTTGAGAATAATCTGCTGTTGAGATGAAATTCATTATGATCCCTCGCGAATTCTTAAATATAAATTTTTTGAATGTTGCACTTGTGCATTGGCGACTGCTTTTATACTTACTGTTCCAAATGAAAGGATATAAACACTTTTGTTCGAAATAGAACAATTGAGTAAATTTTATAAATAGAGCTACCTTCCTTATAGCATGAAAAAAACAATATATGATATGAAGAAAACAACAACAGATCTTACGATAGAATACATCAAACAACATTATGATATTCAAAAATGTCTGCAAAAAGGGCTCATCAACTATTCCGCTCTTTCCAGAAGAATAAGAAAAGAGCTGGGAATTGAAAAGAAGACATCTATGGAAGCAATTCTTGTCGCCGCAAGACGTTATCAAGAAAAATTAAAGAAGAATATAGAGCAGGAGAAAAAGATAATGCAACTGTTGCAAAATTCCCAGCTTCAGATAAGGAATAAGATAGTTGCCATTATTCTTGAAAAGAATATTGATCTTCAATTTGTCCAGGAACTTCAGAAGAGAATAAAACAAGATTCAGGAGTTTTTTACCTTATTGAAGGATCAGAAATTTATACGATCATTGTTGAAGAAAAAAATGCTTCTGGCTTTGTTCATAGGTATGAAAATAAAATAGTAAAACAACATAGAAATCTTGCGCTCCTTACTTTTGTCTCTTCCAAAGAGATTGAAGATACTATGGGTGTTCTTGCGTATTTAACAACACTGTTTTCAGAGAATGGAATTAATATTCTTGAATGTATCTCCTGCTGGCGTGATACGCTGTTTATCATCAATGCAAAGGATACAAGTAAAGCAATAGAGTTTTTGCATAGAGTAACAAACACCTGCGAGAGTTAATATAATTTATGGATTGTGAATCGCTCTTATCGTTGCATCAACAAGGATTTTCATAGTGTCAAAAATTTGCAGCGACTTATGTTGAGGAACAAGGAGCTGAAGATCAGTGCATGCAAGAATCACTGTAAACACTTTTTTCTCCTCAAAATCCTGAACAACAGAGATAAGGAATTTTCTGTCTGCATCAGAATGTCTTCCTGAAACAAGATTATGAATAATCTTACCCAATTTTGCCTGCTGAAAATTATTTGGAGGTATTTGTTTAATTCCTGCATGAGAGAGTGATGTTTCGTAGAGTTTTTTTTGCAAAGAGACCGTTGTTGCGAGAATGCCAACTCTGTGTATGTTCTGCTCAAGCAAAAAACGTGTTGTTTCTTCTACAATACTTAAAACAGGAATGTGCACAGCTGCACGAATCTCTTCAATGAAAACATGCAATGTGTTGCAGGGAAGCACAAGAAAGTCTGCACCTCCTCTTTCGAGGCGCTGTGCTGCGTCAATCAAAAAAGGAAGGTATTTTTCTTCTCCTATTGCCTTTTCCAAAAGTTCACGTTCTACTTGCATAATAAGAGGAATGTTCCAAATAAGAATAGGAGGCCTCTTATTTCCATCTTTTTGAAGAGAACCAAAAACAACGTCTAAGTAAAACTCCGCTGTTGTTTCTGGACCAAGTCCTCCAATTATACCGACGGTTTTCATGAGAAACACCTTGTTATTACTTCTTGAAGCTTTTGTTCTACAGATCCACGCTCTGTTGGAGCAATACATGTATCATAGAGACGAACAAGTGCCTTAAGATAATTAAGACATTCCTTTTTCTGCGCTGGTCCGAAATGATCCTGAGCGTGTAAAATTTTAGTTGTAACGTCTTCATCTTTCTCAAGTAAAACACGGGCGTGTTTATCTGCGCAAAAATATGGGGCACAGTGCGGTTTCTTTGGATCAAAGGTTTTGCCCGAAACAACATAAAGGAAAGATAAAGGATCTTTCTCAGTAACAAACCCTTCTACCTGTGCTTTGTAAAGCCGATCAAAATAGACTTCATCTTTTCTTCTATCCCCTGTAAGAGCCCATCCTACTTTAAGAGAAACACCACGCTCTTGTTGAAACCAGACCATATCAGCAAGTTGCCGTTGTGCGTAAGGAGGAAGCTCTGAAAAGCACCAAAGTGCATGTTGGTATCTGCTCTCTGTTTCAAGAGCAGAAGCAAACAGAACAGACCAACCATGCAAACCTAGATTTGTGATAGTCGTTTCTAAAGTTGCTCTGTAATGCTGTGCTATTTGCTGGATTTCTGCATCATCAAAACCATTCGTCTTTGCATGGCTATCCGCAATAAGAATATATTTTCGATCAGCCAGCGCTTCACTAACAAGAAGCATAGTCAAAATATCTATAGGAAGTCCTTGAGTAAGAAATGGAACTCCGTTAGAAAGCCCGACACCAAAATAAAGCGCATCTCTTGAAACCCATGATGATGTTCCCTCCAAAGATTGTTCTTTCTCAACAAGGGATTGGTTTCTAATAAAGCGCTCTAACTCTGACTGATTGGTGATACCGTAAATCAGAACGTGGTCGTCCAAAAGCAGGTTGTGCTGTTCTCATGGAAGGAACTAACAAAAGCCACCATTATATACTTTCTTGCACAATATTCAATAATTATCCGAAAAATATATAAATTCCTGTATATTATACAACTTTGATACAAATGAAAGACATCCAGCCAAGACTTATCGACGCATTCAAGAAAGGATACTGCACGCCGCAAATCGCGCGAGTAGCAAAGAAGCTCAAAGAACCATCAACCACAATCCATTACAACATAAAAAAACTCGAGAAAGAAGGAGCAATAAAAGCATACAAGGCAGTGTTTGACTACAAAAAAATCAACGAAGGATTCTGCGCGTTTGTTCTTATCAGTTTATCTCCTGATGAATATGGCAATCCTGAAAAAATAGGAAAAGAACTCGCGAAACATCCAGAGATAGAAAGTGTGGATATCGCGACAGGAGATTGGGAAATGGTTGTCAAAGTCCGCGCAAAAGATCAGGACGCGTATTACGAACTCGTCAAGAATGTCATCTCACGAAAAGGAGTCACAAAGATTAAGACACTCACCAGCCTAAAGCAGTTAAAGACAGAATTTGTGGAGTTGTAGAAAAATTTATATACTTACACTGCTTACACTGATTTATGTGTGATAAATAAGGTGATAAAATGCCAACAATAACACTAGCTGTACCTGAAGAACTGAAAAAAGAGATGGATGAAACAAAAGAGATAAACTGGTCTGAAATAGCTCGAGCTGCAATTCGAGAAAAGCTTGCGCAACTGAAAATTTTCAAAGCAATTACTGCAAAATCAAGATTAACAGAGAAAGATGCTCTCGCGCTTGGAAGAAAAATCAACAAAGCAGTCCATGAGCGATATAAAAGAGAACATCCTGGTGCATACTAAATGAGATTGGTTATTGATGCAAATATCATATTCTCTGCATTAATAGCATATAACCAAAAGGGAATAGAAATTAATCACAAAGAATAACGCACCAACAACCCCACACGAGAATAAAGATCTTCTAAATAAAGAGCATCACAAATTCGTTCCGTGATAAGATCTTCACGAAGATGGTTCAAAAGGGCGTTCTTATAGACAAGCGCCGCTTCTTTAAATCGTCGAGAAGGATCACTATGTTGTTGATACATTTTATCTGAAACTATTCCCGCGCAATCAATACAAGAAGCTGATGGAGCAGTCAAAAGAAAGTTCGCTGGAGCGCCATCAGAAAATGCAAACCCTCTTTCTTTTGCATGTTCTACATATGCAAGAAGCGCGCAAAAGTTCTCGAGAGTTGGACGAAATGATCCATAAGGTTTTCCAACAATGTGTTCGCGAACAAGACCTGAAACACGTTCAATTTCAGGGATATCTTTAAGAGCGTAACCTCCTCCAAATTGTTCGCGGGGAACAAGCAAAGGACCATCACGAACAACAGTAACAAGCTCATAAGGAGTAGGAACACGAATATCTGCTGCAAGAAGCATTTCCATATTGCGAAATTCAACTTCCGCGCAAGAAGCATGATCTGGCTGGTATACTTTTAAGCATTTTCCATCTCCTAAATCATAGACAACGCCTTGACGACCATGACCTAAACGAGGCATGGACTGAAAAAAAGAGGAAGGAATTTCTCGAACCATAAAGAGAAGAAACAAAAGACATCATTTAAATGTTATGAAGAAAATAGAAAGAAAAAAGAAAAAATTTCAAAAATACTTCTCTCTCTTCTGGATCAAGTACACGACAATAGCAAACACCGCAAGTAAAACAATAAACGCAGGGATGCTTTCTGTTTCAAAGTATTGCATAGTCCCGATAAAGACAGCTGCTGCGGAACCGATGAACAACCCAATTTTAATAGGAACATCAAAACTCAGGAACATCACAATAACAAGAGTCAAAACAGCAAAACCAAGAACTGACAAGTACTTCCATGTATCATATTGTCGTTTTTCATCATCATACGTTTTCTGCTCTGCCTGTTGTTCTTCGAGACATTGATCGCGTTTTTCAACCATTGCTGCTTGCGCGTCTGCGTCATAACATTTGCTTTCTTCAGCATACGGGGCATAGCCGTAGCAGTCTTTGTACATCGGATAATCGTAGCCCGTATATTCAGGCAAGAATGTCCGAACACCGAGGAACACTAAAGGAACATACAGGAAGATGACAATGAGTGTATAAATCAGTTTACTCCACGAAAAACCAGATTTAGCAGTTAATTTTGCGTCCTTTGAGGAAATTGCTTTCATTGTTTTAACCATAAGAAACGTCTCAGATTTAGTTATATTTATAGTTATGTTTTTTAATCGCAAAAGACCTTCACTTTGGAATCGCGAAGGAGCAGTTTATTCGCTCAGTAAAGACCTAGTACACAATTCATCCTTTTTTATTATTTATTTATTTATTTATTTATTTATTTATTTATTTATTTATTTATTTATTTATTTATTTATTTATTTATTTATTTATTTATTTATTTATTTATTTATTTATTTATTAAAAAATACATAGGGATTCCAAAAAACCAATAAGGCGAATAAAGGGCGAGAGAAACAAAGCAAACGAGAAGAATAAAAAGACTGAAAAGAAATTATAAAAAAACTTATTCCTTCCAAACGCCTTCAAACATTTTAGCTAATGCTTGAGCGAAGAATGGGGAACTTACCCATATACCAACGTCGTAGCTTGGAACTGCTTTATCATCGTCTAGCAATGCAAAGCTTACTTCCTTACCATCAACAATTGCGAATCGTGATCGGACAACATCAACGTGTCGAACAGAAGCGGATTTTTCAAACACTTCAACACCTTTCTTTGATTCTTTAGTGATAGGTGCTGCGATTTTGATTTTAACCCCGCGCTTTGCCGCTCTTTCAACGCTTTTCTTGATTGATTCTGAAAGGCGAACAAGTTCTTTTGCTGATGTCATGATCATAACGGATTTCTCAGCGTTGTTGATCATCGTGTTCATGTTATTGTACATGTTTGTTCTGTCACGTAAGCTGCCAGATAATTCTGTTGGGTTGATAACGTCAACACCTTGTTTATATAACAATTCAAGTTCTTCAAGGATAGTGTCTTTTCGTAATTCTTCAAGAAGTTTTGCATGGTTAAGAGCGTCTTCATGAACTCGTTGTTTAACGCGTTCAAGAACTTCCTGTGGTTCAACTGCGATATATTTGATTGGTTTTCCAATCTTCATAATAATAAATCCTTTTTTCTCAAGGCTTTCAAGAACGTCATATGCTCGGGATCGTGGAACATTAGAAATGTCAGATAATTCACCAGCGCTGGAAACTCCTCTGGAAAGCAATGCGCTCCAAATTTTAGCTTCGTAGCTGTTGAGTCCAAATTCCTTGAGTTTAGTTAAAAATCGTTGATCCATCATAAGCAATAACCTCGTTTCTTTTTTCTTAAATATAGCCTCTTTTAACAACTATTTTGTAAGGAAAGCCTTGACCATATTTAAATGTTTCGCTTAGTTAGTACTGTTGGGTAGTTATAGATTTTCATTGAAGAAGAGAAAGAGGAGTTTGTTTATAAAGAAGAGTATAAGTAATTTATAAGCAGAATATGCTTTACCCATTCAATTTTTGAACAAGCGCCGCGTAATATTTCGGAGCAATATAATAACCATTTTCAATAATCTGATTCAAGAGCAAAAGCGCTTCTTTCTTTGTAAGAATCTTCTTTTGTACAGCAAGAAAAAGAACAGTTGTTGTTCTAAATGTTGAAATATTCAACGCTTCTGCTGCTTTAATCGCTGCAGCATCATCAAGCAAAATAGAGTCATTTCTTTCTCTTGCAAGGGAAATTGCGGCAGTTTCCCCTTTTCCTAAACCCAAAGGAATAATTTTTTCAGGGTTACTTATTTGTATTATTCCAGAAGTTCCTGCTTCTTTGAGTATTTGCAATCCAAGTTTATTGTCAATAAAGAGCTCTTCTTCTACTTCTTTAGGAATGGTTATTGTACCAAAGAGCGCCTTCAAAAGACCGAGTTTATGAATTCGCGCAAGACAAATCAATGGCGTTGTGTTAGAGATCATTGTTGCTCATTCCAAAAGTGCCAAGTCCTTCTCCAAATCTTTTTGAGAATATGCTGTCCAATCGACATTTTTCTGTTTGAGAATATCAAGCATTTCCCAAAGAGAGATTCCACAATCTTCAGCAGCTTTACCGACAGAAATTTTATGCTCTTTCAAAAGTTCAAGAGCGTTTTCGAGTTTCCACTCTTTCAATGCTTTATCGAGAAGTCGACGTACTACTTCACTCCTATCGGTGTGCCATTTCTTTTCTACTTGTATTAACGCCTGCAAAATGGGTTTTTCGATTCTGACGGATATTGTGGAAGTCATGTTTGCAGTATAATACATTGCATACATATTTAAATTTTTCGATGAGTTTAGCTAATTTGTCACAAAGAAGTAGTAACAAAACAAAACATTTATGAAAAATCGGCGCAAAACCTTGCTCTTCAGAGCGAGGATGTAGCGCCGAGATTCCGCAAGCGCCGATTTTACATCCCACGGAAGCGCCACCACTCGTTTGCGAGCCGTAAAACCAATGCCTTTAGGCATTGGATAGGAATGTTACAGATACAGAATACTTTGATGCAGCAGTACGAAATCCGGTTACCTTATTGCAGGATAAAGATCTAAAACAAGTAGCTTCTTCAGTACTAGAGCTATTAGTTGCAAATGGAGAAACAGATCTCTGTGTTTTTGAATCACCTGAACATAAAGAACATGTCCTCTATTTCAAAGACCTTGAAACAGGTTTAGACCGGTTCTCTGTACCGGGTTATAGTCAAATTGTTTTTGGAGTAGATACAGAATCCATTTATTCTCCAGAAGCAGGCTGTATGACTTCAAAGCAGGATGCACATAGTATTGTCGTAAAAGTCGCACAACCAAGAGATTCTTCTGAAAAAGTATTTGCAATTCATCTTGGAGAAACTGTCGACGGAACTTATTTATGTGGAATTATTGCAGAAGGAACTGATTTTGCAACAGCACGAGTAACTAATGTAACGGGAAGTCAAATCTCAACATATGATTCTCCAGAAGG
Proteins encoded in this region:
- a CDS encoding N-acetylornithine carbamoyltransferase, with the translated sequence MNFISTADYSQEELEKIITQAVKYKHDKNKMTGELSGKTVAALFFNPSTRTRTSFDVALYQLGGHMITLEPGKGSWGVEVQEGIVMDGDAEEHIKEATRVLNRYCDGIAVRAFPAFKNWNEDKKDPLINAMVKYSSKPIINMETILHPCQALAMMMTLKEKMKTVKRKKMTLLWGYHPKGLNTAVANSAALIAGQFGMDVTLAYPEGYDLDPLFIERTKEFCRKNGSTCTIVHDPDKGVEGADFVYVKSWGSLKHYGQFDRFKAEHDKNKNWILDARRFKKTNNGYFSHCLPLRRNMNITDAVIDAQKSLIIEEAENRLWVQKALLAKLLG
- a CDS encoding ACT domain-containing protein, whose protein sequence is MKKTIYDMKKTTTDLTIEYIKQHYDIQKCLQKGLINYSALSRRIRKELGIEKKTSMEAILVAARRYQEKLKKNIEQEKKIMQLLQNSQLQIRNKIVAIILEKNIDLQFVQELQKRIKQDSGVFYLIEGSEIYTIIVEEKNASGFVHRYENKIVKQHRNLALLTFVSSKEIEDTMGVLAYLTTLFSENGINILECISCWRDTLFIINAKDTSKAIEFLHRVTNTCES
- a CDS encoding amino acid racemase, with product MKTVGIIGGLGPETTAEFYLDVVFGSLQKDGNKRPPILIWNIPLIMQVERELLEKAIGEEKYLPFLIDAAQRLERGGADFLVLPCNTLHVFIEEIRAAVHIPVLSIVEETTRFLLEQNIHRVGILATTVSLQKKLYETSLSHAGIKQIPPNNFQQAKLGKIIHNLVSGRHSDADRKFLISVVQDFEEKKVFTVILACTDLQLLVPQHKSLQIFDTMKILVDATIRAIHNP
- a CDS encoding Lrp/AsnC family transcriptional regulator — protein: MIQMKDIQPRLIDAFKKGYCTPQIARVAKKLKEPSTTIHYNIKKLEKEGAIKAYKAVFDYKKINEGFCAFVLISLSPDEYGNPEKIGKELAKHPEIESVDIATGDWEMVVKVRAKDQDAYYELVKNVISRKGVTKIKTLTSLKQLKTEFVEL
- a CDS encoding TrmB family transcriptional regulator is translated as MMDQRFLTKLKEFGLNSYEAKIWSALLSRGVSSAGELSDISNVPRSRAYDVLESLEKKGFIIMKIGKPIKYIAVEPQEVLERVKQRVHEDALNHAKLLEELRKDTILEELELLYKQGVDVINPTELSGSLRDRTNMYNNMNTMINNAEKSVMIMTSAKELVRLSESIKKSVERAAKRGVKIKIAAPITKESKKGVEVFEKSASVRHVDVVRSRFAIVDGKEVSFALLDDDKAVPSYDVGIWVSSPFFAQALAKMFEGVWKE
- a CDS encoding UPF0175 family protein, whose protein sequence is MTSTISVRIEKPILQALIQVEKKWHTDRSEVVRRLLDKALKEWKLENALELLKEHKISVGKAAEDCGISLWEMLDILKQKNVDWTAYSQKDLEKDLALLE